A window of Trichoderma atroviride chromosome 3, complete sequence contains these coding sequences:
- a CDS encoding uncharacterized protein (SECRETED:SignalP(1-19)), translated as MKVATLFGAVAALAGPAAAFWGQMAAGNLEVTGEGPASQTITLTDYNTGSKYSGQLVGGFSSGGKSVFFNEITPGGYYFYASLWRTSDGCHNIDFEGALSAGHGYCCGSLPCDLGA; from the exons ATGAAGGTCGCTACCCTCTTTGGTGCTGTCGCCGCCCTTGCAGGCCCTGCCGCTGCCTTCTGGGGCCAAATGGCTGCTGGCAATCTTGAAGTCACTGGCGAGGGCCCAGCCTCTCAAACCATCACCTTGACCGACTACAACACTGGGTCAAAATACTCTGGCCAGCTTGTCGGCGGCTTTTCCAGCGGTGGGAAATCAGTCTT CTTCAATGAGATTACTCCTGGAGGTTACTACTTCTACGCCAGCCTTTGGAGGACCAGCGATGGGTGCCACAACATTGACTTTGAGGGCGCTTTGAGTGCGGGCCACGGGTACTGCTGCGGCTCTCTGCCTTGCGATCTCGGCGCTTAG
- a CDS encoding uncharacterized protein (EggNog:ENOG41~TransMembrane:1 (i43-63o)): MVFFFFVCGQHTFRSEVKGYEGVICQCHNCGNMSARVIKSRPFFTFCFVPIIPFTISGFVEVVCSICNFHQPLKNRPDVVSMAEGGNAGPGPFPPPANPGWGQQQPQGQRPARYG, translated from the exons atggtcttcttcttcttcgtctgcgGCCAGCACACCTTTCGCTCAGAGGTCAAGGGCTATGAGGGCGTCATCTGCCAGTGCCACAACTGTGGCAACATGTCTGCGCGAGTCATCAAAAGCCGGCCCTTTTTCaccttttgctttgtt CCCATCATCCCATTCACCATCTCCGGCTTTGTTGAAGTAGTCTGTTCCATTTGCAACTTCCACCAGCCGCTCAAGAATCGCCCGGATGTCGTCTCCATGGCCGAAGGCGGCAACGCCGGGCCTGGTCCGTTCCCCCCGCCGGCAAATCCAGGATGGGGTCAACAACAGCCCCAAGGCCAACGTCCAGCAAGATACGGCTAA
- a CDS encoding uncharacterized protein (EggNog:ENOG41), which produces MTRMIFDAIHLAGVRALVSKGWGGLGADAVGLPDGVFMLGNVPHDWLFERVSCVVHHGGAGTTAAGIKAGKPTLVVPFFGDQPFWGAMIARAKAGPDPIPYKVLTAENLAEAIKFCLKPETQDQAKALGHRIREENGTEAGSRSFHNHLDIDSLRCSVAPSRAAAWRLKRTKVRLSPLVAAVLVKQGLLKYTDLKLYRPYEYNTEDQPPDPISAGACSLVTDISDIGMAIVDMPLDILKSPKKARESLKDSGSQASGDDSDTGSKRTSTLDRPGVKSPVRTSGESAGETSATTGQLTQFPTLPTQIGRTRSPTVESQGSRSSSRRRALSAAATMEAAVGTTKNVGRIVSTGVKSPMNFCLGLAKGFRNIPRLYNDDTVRSIEKVTDFNSGVRVAGKEFGFGLYDGISGLLTHPMRGAQKEGAAGLIKGVGKGIGGLIAKPAAGFWGLPAYVMQGAYAELNKFLSRSVQNYIITSRVVQGERDLQNASEGEKADIIYRWNHDSDLKTIQETKLRGQDREHSRVGSGGGPTSWFPTLQDGRRQMGAALEEKPRRQRSRSGRISRGFSLSRSSSPAPVNWEESLNTDAEFEEAIMASVRETSRGNDEEDAMVEIAIRESIMAMQQQGSSLPDPVRLKTEGSKNSADVFEDEEYKITDEEYQNLIEQAIRESLAGHEKELSVLPGSSSRDLDVKFAQTDEPRSSGSAFTPNTDEDTDLQRAIVESRKVPPTLPPREKEDDEEEHFRRAIEASMNEMERIKKEKTEEEIVMEYVKKQSLAEDEFQKRKDSKGKGKEVSEVASNASDDEELKRAIEESLKMNGGDGDGPSGL; this is translated from the exons ATGACCAGGATGATATTTGATGCTATCCACCTTGCTGGCGTCCGAGCTTTGGTTTCGAAGGGCTGGGGAGGCTTGGGAGCCGACGCGGTGGGACTACCAGATGGCGTATTTATGCTTGGCAATGTTCCTCATGACTGGCTCTTTGAGAGAGTTTCTTGCGTCGTTCAccatggaggagctggaacAACCGCCGCCGGCATAAAAGCTGGTAAACCCACCCTTGTGGTTCCCTTCTTCGGGGACCAGCCATTTTGGGGCGCCATGATCGCAAGGGCCAAAGCCGGACCAGATCCGATTCCCTATAAGGTGTTGACAGCAGAAAATCTTGCCGAGGCGATCAAGTTCTGTCTTAAGCCAGAAACGCAAGATCAAGCAAAAGCGCTTGGCCACAGGATTCGTGAAGAAAACGGCACAGAAGCGGGCAGCCGAAGCTTTCATAACCACCTTGACATTGATTCTCTGCGCTGTTCCGTGGCTCCCAGCCGAGCTGCGGCTTGGCGCCTGAAAAGAACAAAGGTGCGGCTTAGCCCACTGGTTGCTGCGGTTCTCGTCAAGCAAGGCCTCTTGAAATATACCGACCTTAAACt ATACCGCCCTTACGAGTACAACACGGAGGACCAGCCTCCCGATCCAATCTCAGCAGGTGCTTGCTCTCTTGTTACTGATATTAGCGACATTGGCATGGCCATAGTGGATATGCCTTTGGATATACTGAAAAGCCCTAAAAAAGCTAGGGAGTCTTTAAAGGACAGTGGTAGCCAGGCAAGCGGCGATGATAGTGACACAGGTTCAAAACGGACTTCGACTCTGGACCGCCCTGGTGTCAAGTCACCAGTAAGGACCAGCGGAGAGTCTGCCGGAGAAACAAGCGCTACCACGGGACAACTTACTCAGTTTCCGACACTGCCAACGCAAATTGGTCGAACACGATCCCCTACTGTCGAGAGCCAGGGCAGCCGTTCATCATCTCGCCGAAGGGCGCTCTCTGCAGCCGCGACCATGGAGGCTGCAGTGGGTACGACCAAAAATGTTGGGCGTATTGTGTCTACAGGAGTCAAGTCGCCCATGAACTTTTGTCTCGGGCTCGCAAAAGGGTTCAGGAATATTCCACGGTTGTATAACGATGACACCGTTCGATCAATCGAAAAGGTCACGGATTTCAACAGCGGTGTGCGAGTCGCCGGGAAGGAATTTGGATTCGGCCTTTACGATGGTATCTCAGGACTGCTTACGCACCCAATGAGAGGAGCACAAAAGGAgggcgctgctgggctgaTCAAGGGCGTTGGAAAGGGTATTGGAGGACTCATTGCGAAGCCCGCGGCAG GTTTTTGGGGTCTCCCAGCATACGTGATGCAAGGTGCCTATGCTGAACTTAACAAATTCTTGTCAAGAAGTGTGCAGAACTACATCATCACATCGAGGGTTGTTCAGGGCGAACGAGACCTACAGAATGCATCAGAGGGAGAGAAGGCCGATATTATCTATAGGTGGAACCACGACTCTGATTTAAAGACCATTCAAGAAACAAAACTGAGGGGACAAGACAGAGAACATTCCAGAGTCGGGTCTGGAGGCGGACCGACATCTTGGTTCCCTACCCTTCAGGATGGGCGGCGTCAAATGGGGGCTGCATTGGAGGAAAAGCCGCGGCGACAGCGATCGCGATCCGGTCGAATCTCAAGGggcttttccctttcccgcTCCTCGTCTCCTGCGCCCGTCAACTGGGAAGAATCGCTCAATACTGACGCAGAATTTGAGGAAGCCATCATGGCCTCCGTCAGAGAGACTTCTCGTggaaatgatgaagaagacgccatGGTTGAAATAGCTATTCGCGAGAGCATCAtggcaatgcagcagcagggttCTTCTCTCCCTGATCCTGTGCGCTTAAAAACAGAAGGCAGTAAGAACTCAGCAGACGtttttgaagacgaggagtATAAAATCACGGATGAAGAGTATCAGAATCTCATTGAGCAGGCTATTCGCGAGAGCCTGGCTGGGCACGAGAAGGAACTTTCTGTCCTGCCAGGGTCCAGCTCACGGGACCTCGACGTCAAGTTTGCGCAGACTGATGAGCCGCGCAGCAGTGGCTCAGCGTTTACACCGAATACCGACGAGGATACCGATTTACAGCGTGCCATTGTTGAGTCCCGCAAGGTGCCTCCTACTTTACCTCCGcgggagaaggaagatgatgaggaggaacACTTCCGGAGGGCTATTGAGGCGTCTATGAATGAGATGGAACGGATtaaaaaggagaagacggaggaggagattgtgATGGAATATGTCAAGAAGCAGAGTTTGGCTGAGGACGAGTTTCAGAAACGGAAGGATTCTAAAGGGAAGGGGAAAGAGGTATCAGAAGTTGCGAGTAACGCTAGcgatgacgaggagctcAAACGGGCTATCGAAGAGAGTTTGAAGATGAATGGCGGAGATGGTGATGGGCCTTCAGGGCTGTAA
- a CDS encoding uncharacterized protein (EggNog:ENOG41): MAPDENQRSRPKRQPSTRTPPRRRDRAASEALVTDGFVLPALEAPADAPPAYGNHHDQLQFKRSGFDAEAAVTGDGRINININTKNHRLAELLAPSIANQIAVTVQPTRPPVYTLPSLAGEPGKQPPPRLNVVIQIVGSRGDVQPFVALGIVLKEKYGHRIRIATHPTFQKFVEENGLEFFSIGGDPAELMAFMVKHPGLMPGLDALKSGEIGKRRRGVQEMLLGCWRSCIEAGDGLGPPPEPHRKLEPWDPDAGMPGDPNHEPFVADAIIANPPSFAHVHVAEKLGIPLHMMFTMPWSPTRAFPHPLANIQYSNADDVLTNYLTYTLVEMMTWQGLGDIINRFRESALDLAPLSLIWAPGLLNRLKISYTYCWSPALIPKPNDWGSHIDISGFYFLNLASSYTPEPDLAAFLEAGPPSSLYRLWLHCG; encoded by the exons ATGGCGCCCGACGAGAACCAGCGCAGTCGCCCCAAGAGGCAGCCCTCGACGAGAACCCCGCCTCGCCGACGAGATCGGGCTGCCTCTGAGGCTCTGGTGACGGACGGCTTCGTGCTTCCCGCCCTTGAGGCACCGGCTGATGCGCCTCCGGCGTACGGAAACCATCATGACCAGCTTCAGTTCAAGCGCAGTGGATTTGACGCCGAGGCGGCTGTAACAG GTGACGGAAgaatcaacatcaacatcaacaccaagaaCCACAGGCTTGCTGAGCTTCTTGCGCCAAGTATCGCCAACCAAATAGCCGTGACTGTCCAGCCGACACGGCCACCGGTATACACCCTCCCGAGTCTCGCTGGTGAGCCTGGCAAGCAGCCTCCGCCGCGGCTCAATGTCGTGATTCAAATTGTTGGATCGCGTGGCGACGTTCAGCCCTTTGTTGCGCTAGGAATAGTCCTCAAGGAAAAGTATGGCCACCGGATCCGTATTGCAACGCATCCGACGTTCCAGAAGTTTGTCGAAGAGAATGGCCTTGAGTTTTTCAGCATAGGAGGAGATCCCGCCGAGCTCATGGCCTTTATGGTAAAGCACCCGGGACTCATGCCTGGTCTAGACGCCTTGAAGAGCGGCGAGATCGGCAAGCGCCGCAGGGGCGTTCAAGAGATGCTGCTTGGGTGCTGGAGATCTTGCATCGAGGCGGGTGATGGACTGGGACCACCGCCAGAACCTCACAGAAAACTCGAGCCCTGGGATCCGGATGCTGGCATGCCTGGAGATCCAAACCACGAGCCCTTTGTGGCCGACGCAATTATCGCGAACCCGCCTAGTTTTGCTCATGTTCATGTTGCAGAGAAGCTTGGAATTCCTCTGCACATGATGTTTAC AATGCCTTGGTCACCTACGCGAGCGTTTCCTCACCCACTGGCGAATATTCAATACTCGAATGCCGACGACGTTCTCACAAACTATTTGACTTATACCCTGGTTGAAATGATGACATGGCAGGGATTAGGGGATATCATCAACCGATTCCGTGAGAGTGCATTAGATCTTGCTCCCCTCTCGCTCATCTGGGCTCCAGGTCTTCTCAACAGGCTGAAGATTTCTTATACTTACTGTTG GTCACCGGCGTTGATTCCGAAACCGAATGATTGGGGCTCGCATATTGATATTTCTGGATTTTACTTTTTGAATCTTGCATCTTCGTATACTCCAGAGCCTGATCTTGCCGCCTTTCTAGAGGctggccccccctccagTCTATATCGGCTTTGGCTCCATTGTGGTTGA
- a CDS encoding uncharacterized protein (TransMembrane:1 (o84-104i)) — translation MSSRPSSPANGPAAASGSSISRPSSPTPPGGPRTAIRRRAAADQKEKLANARPSSTRAAGAGGSSSTMLRLYTDESPGLKVDPVVVLVLSLVFIFSVVALHIIAKISRKFSS, via the exons ATG TCCTCTCGTCCCTCCTCACCCGCCAATGGCCCCGCCGCGGCCAGCGGTTCCAGCATCAGCcgaccttcttctcccactcCTCCCGGCGGACCCCGAACTGCCATCCGTCGACGTGCTGCTGCCGACCAGAAGGAGAAGCTTGCCAATGCTAGGCCAAGCAGCACACGggccgccggcgccggcggctccagcagcaccatgCTGA GACTCTACACTGATGAGTCTCCCGGACTGAAGGTTGACCCCGTcgttgttcttgttctgtcTCTGgttttcatcttcagcgtTGTTGCTCTGCACA TCATTGCCAAGATCAGCCGCAAGTTCTCGAGCTGA
- a CDS encoding uncharacterized protein (EggNog:ENOG41) — protein MQHSKFIVHWNHTSFHFTTMRSKWSMLPEELRLQVLETLAQSSFEKHGLTNYALVCKSWQKIFEKANFRSLTIDDEDFPRLAKIPKRCWPYVKHIWLRILLENYYPMHRTGSVRPELLEDTAAYNDRIESTIVRLFSILSSWEKVIKPDARGITLELSVHSPSNSTYIPRGVHVKGLDMRMPFTGNPEYRDTVNVELAASRALGGYVHIRFDNQLSRLKLVKTLIIPRHTRRRFTSFTLHQIINRLPNLEYLAYEPWKQPLETIQDMVDAGYVNLIKGSLPATLKQLVFLEDRNENLVTTALMPSSAANEKHVRKPNYNNGVALANKSLGFENIAATFFVEARDFFQAYKPEWIWRNLRSLTLTSYLLDSKREADEINGMLQAAGVAALAMPMLQTLEIWNGGVGYAAIFAYHAERGEAVISWTGTWDLVFSPYVLDMWRKVGYKNHRCEKLGVQQRLIENIDDVQGYVDVIGLLRTKKHVINRQSLDELRYELENNCICFP, from the exons ATGCAACACTCCAAGTTCATTGTACATTGGAACCACACATCTTTTCATTTTACAACCATGAGGTCCAAGTGGAGCATGCTCCCGGAGGAGCTGAGACTCCAAGTGCTGGAGACCCTGGCGCAGAGCAGCTTTGAGAAGCATGGGCTGACCAACTACGCTCTCGTCTGCAAGTCGTGGCAGAAAATATTCGAAAAGGCAAACTTTCGTAGCCTGACcattgacgatgaggacTTTCCCCGCCTCGCCAAGATCCCAAAGCGTTGTTGGCCATACGTCAAGCACATCTGGCTTCGCATTTTGCTTGAGAATTACTATCCCATGCACAGGACAGGATCCGTGAGGCCGGAACTGCTGGAAGATACAGCGGCATATAATGACCGGATCGAAAGCACCATAGTGAGGCTCTTTTCCATACTCAGCTCCTGGGAAAAGGTGATCAAGCCAGATGCTCGCGGCATAACTCTAGAGCTGAGCGTCCATTCGCCAAGCAACTCTACCTACATCCCCAGAGGAGTGCATGTAAAAGGTCTAGATATGCGCATGCCGTTTACAGGGAACCCGGAATATCGAGATACCGTCAACGTTGAACTCGCTGCGTCTAGAGCACTTGGTGGATATGTCCACATCAGATTTGACAATCAGCTTTCTCGGCTGAAGCTGGTAAAAACACTCATCATACCTAGACATACTCGTCGACGGTTTACTTCATTTACGCTACATCAAATTATCAACAGACTGCCAAACCTGGAATACTTGGCCTATGAGCCATGGAAACAGCCCTTGGAAACAATTCAGGACATGGTCGATGCAG GATATGTGAATCTCATAAAAGGGTCGCTACCTGCGACATTGAAACAGCTTGTCTTCTTGGAGGATCGAAATGAAAATTTGGTGACAACTGCTCTCATGCCATCGAGCGCGGCGAACGAGAAACACGTTCGAAAACCAAACTACAACAATGGCGTGGCGTTGGCGAATAAGAGCCTAGGATTTGAGAATATCGCGGCAACCTTTTTCGTCGAGGCAAGAGATTTCTTCCAGGCGTATAAACCAGAGTGGATCTGGCGAAACTTGCGATCTCTGACATTGACATCGTATCTCCTGGACTCTAAGCGAGAAGCTGACGAGATTAACGGGATGCTCCAAGCGGCTGGCGTGGCCGCACTTGCGATGCCCATGCTCCAAACCCTAGAAATATGGAATGGCGGCGTAGGGTATGCGGCCATTTTTGCCTACCATGCTGAACGCGGTGAAGCTGTCATCTCGTGGACTGGCACCTGGGATCTAGTCTTTAGCCCATATGTCCTTGACATGTGGCGAAAGGTGGGATATAAAAATCACCGCTGCGAGAAGTTGGGCGtgcagcagcgtctcatcGAGAATATCGATGACGTACAGGGATATGTAGACGTTATTGGCCTGCTCAGGACGAAGAAACACGTCATCAACCGGCAGTCATTGGACGAGTTACGATACGAACTTGAGAATAACTGTATATGCTTTCCCTAG
- a CDS encoding uncharacterized protein (TransMembrane:3 (o37-54i165-183o203-221i)), producing MAAQSNLRRTAAEDALAAFLEKWTGILGKRLRSTSRTTRTLATLSLAMSIILGAEGSRRWWKKRRHEHEQGRKLVRTNSWLHNKDGSRTIYVPYKDGTSKVVINTTKPLTFEAHRRLFLNPPRVSGLGDGTVPSAQTKPGLNLAFLHQFLSLMSIMIPRWSSKEAGLLLSHGVFLMLRTYLSLVVARLDGELVRDLVAGHGKAFLWGIVKWCGLGTFASYTNAMIKFLESKVSIAFRTRLTRYIHDIYLNENLNYYKLSNLDGGVGQGADQFITQDLTLFCASAANLYSSLGKPFVDICVFSFQLYRSLGPLAWIGLMSNYFLTASILRKLSPPFGKLKAVEGRKEGDFRSLHARLIANAEEVAFYGGADMEKTFLNKEYKSLKSWMEGIYMLKIRYNILEDFILKYSWSAYGYLLASLPVFLPAWGGVGGVAEMAEGGEKGGRERNRMKSFITNKRLMLSLADAGGRMMYSIKDLAELAGYTSRVYTLISTLHRVHANAYYLRSGQSELYSLSDVQGTIQKGFDGVRFEQVPVVAPGLWPQGGEELLDSLSMIVRRGEHLLISGPNGVGKTAISRILAGLWPVYRGLVSRPKSIGEDGIMFLPQRPYLSPGTLRDQVIYPDGHVDMREKRKSENDLQKILEAARLGYLPDREGGWDTRKEWKDVLSGGEKQRMQFARLLYHEPQYAIIDEGTSAVSSDVEGLLYETCKERGITLITISTRASLKKYHTYNLQLGAGDDGDSWEFERIGTEREKMQVEKEVQDLRDRLAQVDELKKRREEIEKELNAVWTEKGDLLDAPSYVDIDEAPITSEESIEA from the exons ATGGCGGCACAGTCGAATCTGCGCCGGACGGCGGCAGAGGATGCGCTGGCCGCGTTTCTGGAGAAATGGACCGGCATCCTGGGCAAGAGGCTGCGGTCTACGTCGCGCACCACTCGCACCCTCGCCACGCTCTCGCTCGCCATGTccatcatcctcggcgccgaGGGCAGCAGGCGGTGGTGGAAGAAGCGGCGGCACGAACACGAGCAAGGCCGGAAGCTGGTCCGCACCAATTCGTGGCTGCACAACAAGGACGGCTCTCGAACGATATACGTCCCCTACAAAGACGGCACGTCCAAAGTTGTCATCAACACCACGAAGCCTTTGACGTTTGAGGCGCATAGACGGCTGTTTCTCAATCCTCCAAGAGTGTCGGGCCTTGGCGATGGGACGGTTCCTTCTGCCCAAACAAAACCGGGCTTGAATCTGGCGTTTTTGCACCAATTCCTTAGTCTTATGAGTATCATGATACCCCGGTGGTCCAGCAAGGAAGCCGGTCTCCTGCTTAGCCACGGCGTCTTTTTGATGTTGAGAACATACCTGTCACTGGTGGTGGCTCGCTTAGATGGAGAGCTTGTCCGAGATCTCGTTGCTGGCCATGGTAAAGCGTTTCTCTGGGGCATCGTAAAG TGGTGTGGACTGGGCACATTTGCCTCTTATACCAATGCTATGATCAAATTCCTCGAATCGAAAGTATCTATTGCGTTCCGAACTCGACTTACTCGATATATCCACGATATATACTTGAACGAAAATCTAAACTACTATAAACTGTCCAACTTGGATGGAGGCGTTGGGCAAGGAGCTGATCAATTCATCACGCAAGATTTGACTCTGTTTTGCGCCTCAGCAGCCAATCTCTATTCATCACTGGGCAAGCCTTTTGTAGACATTTGCGTCTTTAGCTTCCAGCTCTACCGATCCTTAGGACCTTTGGCCTGGATAGGCCTCATGAGCAACTACTTTTTAACTGCAAGCATTCTCCGGAAGCTGTCCCCACCATTCGGCAAGCTGAAAGCGGTGGAAGGCCGCAAAGAAGGAGACTTCCGCAGCTTGCACGCTCGCCTGATAGCTAATGCGGAAGAAGTAGCCTTTTATGGCGGTGCAGACATGGAAAAGACGTTCCTCAACAAGGAGTACAAGTCGCTAAAGAGCTGGATGGAAGGCATCTACATGCTCAAGATTCGTTACAACATCCTGGAAGACTTTATTCTCAAGTACAGCTGGAGCGCTTACGGCTACCTTCTTGCTTCCTTGCCGGTCTTCCTGCCAGCCTGGGGAGGAGTTGGTGGCGtggccgagatggccgagGGCGGAGAAAAGGGCGGCAGAGAGCGAAATCGCATGAAGAGCTTCATTACGAACAAGCGACTGATGCTTTCACTTGCTGATGCGGGTGGTCGAATGATGTACTCCATCAAGGATCTTGCCGAATTGGCTGGATATACCAGCCGAGTCTATACGCTCATCTCTACGCTGCACCGGGTGCATGCTAATGCTTATTACCTTCGGAGTGGGCAGAGCGAGCTCTACTCTTTGTCTGACGTACAGGGAACGATCCAGAAGGGTTTTGATGGTGTTCGCTTCGAGCAAGTGCCAGTCGTTGCTCCTGGACTCTGGCCCCAGGGCGGAGAAGAGTTGCTAGATTCCTTGTCTATGATTGTTCGGAGGGGAGAACATCTCTTG ATTTCTGGTCCTAACGGTGTTGGAAAGACTGCCATATCCAGGATACTGGCTGGCCTCTGGCCCGTTTACCGCGGCCTAGTCAGTCGACCGAAGAGCATAGGCGAAGACGGCATCATGTTCCTGCCCCAGCGGCCATATCTCAGCCCCGGAACCCTTCGCGATCAAGTCATTTACCCTGATGGCCACGTAGATATGCGTGAAAAGCGCAAGTCTGAGAATGATTTGCAGAAGATCCTTGAAGCCGCTCGCCTTGGTTACCTTCCCGATCGTGAAGGAGGCTGGGATACTCGCAAGGAGTGGAAGGATGTGCTCAGCGGTGGCGAGAAGCAGAGGATGCAGTTTGCTCGTCTGTTGTACCACGAGCCACAGTATGCAATCATCGACGAGGGAACGAGTGCTGTCTCAAGTGATGTTGAGGGTCTGCTGTACGAAACGTGCAAGGAGAGGGGCATTA CCCTGATTACCATCTCAACGCGGGCTTCTCTCAAAAAGTACCACACTTACAACCTGCAGCTCGGcgccggcgatgatggtgacTCCTGGGAGTTTGAGCGCATCGGAACAGAACGCGAGAAGATGCAGGTCGAGAAGGAGGTGCAGGATCTGCGTGACCGTCTTGCTCAAGTAgacgagctgaagaagaggcgagaagagattgagaaggAACTCAATGCGGTATGGACAGAAAAGGGCGATTTGCTCGACGCACCATCGTATGTTGACATCGATGAGGCTCCAATTACAAGCGAGGAGTCTATCGAGGCATAA
- a CDS encoding uncharacterized protein (EggNog:ENOG41~TransMembrane:1 (i53-75o)), whose protein sequence is MAVTECNKTEGEDGDEKTVVGQMTPPPIETSRKKRRWNGEEWIPSDSQRKCHLVIVSSVVLVIIAGLATGLTLGLTKT, encoded by the coding sequence ATGGCCGTGACGGAGTGTAACAAGACTGAAGGCGAGGATGGAGACGAAAAGACTGTCGTTGGGCAAATGACACCTCCGCCTATAGAAACatcgagaaagaagaggcgaTGGAATGGAGAGGAGTGGATACCGAGCGATTCACAGCGAAAATGCCACTTGGTGATTGTTTCATCGGTGGTCTTGGTGATTATTGCTGGACTTGCGACTGGACTCACGCTGGGCCTGACGAAAACGTGA